Part of the Xenopus tropicalis strain Nigerian chromosome 3, UCB_Xtro_10.0, whole genome shotgun sequence genome, AGCGCTACACCAAGCAGAGTGACTGCAGTAGTAAGTGCAACAGAGACATGCATCAGGCCTGAACATGTAGCACCAGAAATATGAAACAccctgtgtctcaaccctttctccttgtagattgtaagctcttttgggcagggctctcttcacctcctgtatcagttattgattgctttatatgttactctgtatgtccaatgtatgtaacccacttattgtacagcgctgcggaatatgttggcgctttataaataaatgttaatgtaatgtaaagccAGTTTAATTCTTTTCCTTTTTGctacatacaaatataaaaaattcagTTTGCAATAATTCAATATATTCTCACTTGTAGGTAAATTAttcaaaagcaacattttaaactAGACTTGGTGAACTTCTTCATTTACCCTGTAAACCCCCTCCAGAATCACGAGAGGAAGCACAAGTAATACTAATATATGGACAGACAGCATCTATCTGTATAACATGTATATGCAACGAAATAGTTGAGTGCTGCACAGATCATTATGTTAATAAGTCATGGATAAGAATTATTGTGGAAACTGAAGTAAATCATTTATCTTTTCCACCTAGTTTCAAATAAAGGTTGTTAATAGCACAATTTGCAGTTATAGTATTGTTGACTTGCTGCAAGCTTCTTTCCTACTGTGTTCTAGAagacacagagcaactagtagcagctagttgCTCTGTGTCTTCTAGAACACAGTAGGAAAGAAGCTTTTTCACAGCTACAGCTattgtcatagacaatactgagaattgcctctgctaaaacacacagagacagttatcagtaaatgattagcattgtctattttagtagccatgacaagtagctgctactagtagctctgtgtgtcttcacccaaacaAGCAGCTAGAAGGAGGTGTGCCACCCCTAAATACAATTGAAACTATAGTTTTTATCATAGTGTAGCCAGAGAGAAAGCATGGAACTAAACTTTGCATAGGAATTCCCCCTgtactataagggctctggtacacggggagattagtcgcccgcggcaaaactccctgctcgcgggcgactaatctccccgagttgccttccccctgccatcccaccggcgaacatgtaagtcgccggtgggatggcagggggaaggcaactctcaGCATGCCATGAGCTAGCAAGTTTTCAGTTTCACAGGAAACAAATGAAAGCACAGTGCATGTTATTTTgtttgtaggcaaaatgcaatatataatCATATGACCCTGCCTATAAAAGTATGGTTAAGATGTGTAAATACAAGCACTATATAGTACATTTTCAGGCCCCTGTCCATTATGGCATTTTTGGATAGTTACCTTCAATGGCTTACAACGCTTCTTAACATATCGGCCAGCAGAACTATGTTCATCCCAATCCAGCCGATCAAGATAAAAATACTTGTGTTTCCTGtgcaaagaaaatgcaaaaagTTTTCAACAATTGTCAATTGGAATGGTGTAACttttctattttaatgcaaactgTTGAAACAAAGGAGCTGGCTCTTAAATACCCCACGGGCAGCACTGCAGAGTCtatgtcttttttaatttttgtttaaagGCAAATATAATATAGAGTTCTTTTCTGAGCGCCCTTGCAATTAACTTTTCTCTTTTGTTTccatattagcagttttacaccggTAATAGCATACAATTGCAAAAGGTGTGTTGTGCCCTGTTCCTCTGCCTGGCAACTCAGAATACCAGATGCTTCAATATTAATGCATGAAACATCTCTTAATACTGCTCAGATTTATCAGATTATATCAGAGTGGTCATGAGAGTTGTTTTTGGTTACAATTTCCATTTAAGTCACTTACATCTGTTTTATTACCCTCTCTTTTTTATTGTCTGATTAGTTAGCAATTAAGTTCttgcacaaactaaaaaaaaaaaaaaatagctttacaTGTATAGGTCTTACAGAACTTTCATATATCTCACCTAGTTTTCTTAATCATATGGAGTGGTAAAGGTCCCAGTATTCGTTCCATCATTGCTAAATGTTCTTTGCTGTCATGAGTCTACATAAAaggaataggaaaaaaaaaatgtatgattgaTATCCCCACCTTACCATAAAAGCAGCAATTATATTATCATATAAAATCACATGGCAACAGAACTCCAAGGGCATGCTCAGCTTCATGTTAAATTTTGTTTTCAGGTAAAACCCATACGCTGTCAATACACTTACCTGGAACACAGTTAATCCAAGGTAGTATTCAATTAAAATACAACCTATGCTCCATACATCACAAGGCTGGGACCAACCTAATTCTGGAGAAGCAGAACAATTAGAGTTAATGGATATAACTTTTATGTTTAACAAAGATATACACAGCTCCCTTAAATTGTGTTTATGCATGCTATGAAGCCAATTAGGGATTATACAGAAATACAACCCCATTAAGTCAATGCTATTTCCCATCAAAGTatgtgtacgtgtgtgtgtgtgtgtgtgtgtgtgtatatatatatatatatatatataacagcactCACAGAATTTATAAGTAGTGTATCAATGTTTTGGTCCCCTTAAGCGCCTTTATCAAGATGAAGGTGGTCCACTGAGGACAGCTTGGATGTACAGATGGACATAATTATAGCACAGGTTGTAATTATGATACATTTCAATTAttcagacattgactggagtattGGCATAGATATATGAATATGCTAACTGCCAACTTTTTGTTAAAATTTATCCTCAACACTTGTGTGGGTAAGCACTTGGGAAATAGCGGTCATAACACAGTGTTCTTTAAAACTATACTGTACAAGGGTTTGGCAAATTGTTATATAGTGTCATTATTCAGAAAAATGTTGTTCTCAGCAAGGTAACCATAGGTCTGGAAGTCTGACACCTGTGGTAGCAAATCTACTAATGTATAAAATCTACTGTAAACATTTAAAATCACAACTCAGTGTGTGTCAGAATGGGTTCTTGCGCCCCAATTCTGCCAGAGTACAGACCAACAACCTTGGAAGGGTAATACATTTGTGAACATTCTAGTTATTAGTGGATTACCttagtcagggccgccatcaggggggcacagggggtacagctgtcccgggcccggacgattttaactttaaaagggggcccggccgtgctaaagttttcttagtagctcgggcccccttaaatcgattccgggccctgtcattggtggtcagcgggggaTCCTATTTGTCGCGCCCCATGCGTacatcacgtcagtacgcacggggcgcaaccttataaaagggcctgtcttctgccgGCACTCAGAAGCGCCGAGATCTAATGCAGGGAGGGCCTTGCCTGAGGAGTGCGAAGCCGCCGCTGACGAACAACAagatgctggctaccaatgtactggggcaagggggggcacagctggctaccaatgtactggggcaagggggggcacagctggctaccaatgtactggggcaagggggggcacagctggctaccaatgtactggggcaaggggggcacagctggctaccaatgtacttggggaaggggggctaagctggctaccaatgtactggggggggcacagatggctaccaatgtactgggggggcacagctggctaccaatgtactgggggggggggcactgctggctaccaatgcattaggggggccctgctggctaacaatgtattagggggggccctgctggctaccaatgtattaggggggccctgctggctaccaatgtattaaggggaccctgctggctaccagtgtctcatatctgtgagtcctttgtactggtgggaggggggcccagaaattttttttgtgaggggccccgtgatttctgatggcggccctgacctAAGTGGATCacatggggacctttacagattTGTCAGAAGAGCACCACATCCACAACCCAATGAGGTATTCACCTGACGGGATTTACTCATCAgcccattttttttaacccaaccaGATATATATTTGACTATATATGACAAATAGATTATACTACAATCCTGTGCCTATGATTGATTAAGTACAATCTGTACAAAATGCAGAGGGCTCTTGTGATTTTATTTATGTGGACtgaataaagatatattttttttatcaccatTTGGACATATGTTGTATTGATGATAAAACATTTACTTGAAAAAGGGAAAGAATTTTTCAATACTTACCCAGTATAACTTCTGGAGCCCTGTAGTGTCTTGTAGAAACCAAAGCACTGTGATATTCATCATTGTATGTAGCACTTCCAAAATCTACAATTTTAATATCGCTATTTTTTAAATAGCGCTCATCttgtttcttataaaaaaaaaaaaaagatccattaTGCTTTATCTATTACGTTCATATACAACACTGTTTACCTGAAGTATGTAGCTAATTAAAGGTTATTTAAACATTTCTTGTGCATTATCAGTGTTAAAATTGCGTGTTTAATTAATAAGGTTTTGGACATTTTGGAAGAGAACCTTGTTATCAGTCTATTTAaagtacaacccccccccccagttttttgttttttttttaacactaattttttgaaagattctttTGGTTATTTATCATCAGTTTTTTGACAATGAAAGATTGGGAAGCACAATGAATAGCTTGGGACCTTttagtatgaataaatattcACCAAATTTTAGTGCATAAATATTCACCAGTGCATATTTCCAGCAACAAATATTTCTCATACTATTTGTAGGGGCAATAAAGCTGCTTACTATGTCTTAGCTTTATAAGCGAAAGATAAGTGAAACTGAGGCAAAACAGACAACACAGAATTCTGAAAATGCTTTAGTACCTAAAAGCTTGCAATAACTATTGCATGGCAACATAAAGCAGGGATAATTAGTGACAGTAGCCATCACTGTAATGTTATGTGTATCCATTACGGGGTATGCTTTTTGTTAATCAAGCAGCCGCTATAATACATTCAGTTAGATCACCTACGCTTAAACCACAATATGATTTTTATATGAGTTTATATAACTGATCCTTACCTTTGCATGATTAAAATGGACTACATAATCAGAATGGACAAACAGTATATTTTCTGGTTTCAGATCTGTATGGGTCAGTTGGTTTTgatgtaaaactaaaaaaaataaataaataaatagataaaaacaTTATCATATAAATCAAAAACATAGAAATtataatatcaaaatatttttaaattacttacAGTTAATAGATTTACATATCTGATATGCCATATTTCTTATGTGATCCAAAGGAAAAGGTAAGAAgctattttcttttataaaatcaTAAGTACTTAGTCCAAGAAGTTCAAAAACAATGCAAATATGGCCATGGTGATCAAACCACTCCAGCATCTGAACACATCGACTAAAACGAGAGAGAAGCAAACTGTTAGCACACATGATTATTTAAAATATCAAATACAATATTAAGGAGTAATTATGTtaaggttttttctttttaaatgctctaagggctctggcacacggggagattagtcgaccgcgacaaatctccctgttcgcgggcgactaatctccccgagttgcctcagagagccatcagttgccatcccaccggcaaacatgtaagtcgccggtgggatggcacacgtggtggctcgatttcggcaaatcgccgaaaatgcctcgcgtggcaacttcggcgatttggcAAAATCGGCTGCGCAGCGtgcaccatcccaccggcgacttacatgttcgccggtgggatggtagttcggggagattagtcgcccgtgacaagggagatttgtcacgggcgactaatctccccgtgtgccagagccctaaatgtaatATCATATCAGCTATTTGTGAAGTCATGGTTTGTCATGCTTAGCACTTGAATGCTTATCTTGGTTAATTAACATACAGGCTTTACCAATGAAACCAGTATCTCATCAACAATCAGGGtgatgacacatggagctacaagtagcagctacttgtcacggctactaaacactagaaagtaccctgctatagacaatactgagaattgcatctgctaaaacacacaaagagacagttatcagtaaatgatcagcattgtatattttagtagccatgtagtagctgctactatttcacagctactaaactaaAAAGTAACAAGTATAAAACTTTTAATGCAACATTTTCTCTAAGAAATGCTAAGGAAATATAGTATCAATAGTATAGTATTGCACCACATTTCATTAATATTTTGATGTAAGATGCTGAAATTTACCAACTTTGAGCTGGTTTTGCAATGAAGTGTTCAGTACTGATCATTAACTCAGGGGTTTGCATGATTTTTTATGTCAGTGTCTTTGTACTGTGTAGCATGTAGGAGTACTGTATATTCATTTGAGTTTTGTGCTTATATGTAGATATTtgagaaaaaagttttatttagcaaaaagctaaataagaagaaaaagataaTTATTTAGAATAAGTTTTACTGTAAGGAATTTACCATGTGTTGTGGCTTTGTAACCTCAAATATGTTTATTCCTGGAGGGTACGTTACTATTTTATACAGCTCAGGAATCCCCAGTGAACTATTATGTTGATCATCCTACATTTATACAGCACggttttaattggtttatatctTTTTCCTTATACAATGGAAGTGTGGCTTATTAGgcctattttaattttaatttgtgcAAGTAAATGCATTTTCAGGCTGAAGGAGGAAGCTTATAAGGAAGTACAATTGCTCTGAAGCAGGAATAAGTTTGATTATTGGCTTACTCTCTGCCAACTAACACTGAGGCTCATTTCAATATAATGCTGTGGGTCACAATAATTTTATGACACAGACCAGACAAAGCATGTACAAAAGTGTCACTACAATAAATGGGCATGGTCTATGCAATTTTTCCCCAGGTATGCTGCTTGCCACTGCAAATTATCACCCTAGGTAGTCTGTAGCTGGTCAAACTGCAAATGGGTCACCTTGTTCCGTAGATTAAACATTTTACTACTATCAATCACCTCTATATTTGGCTGCAAGTCTATTTATCCCTAACACCTACTACTAAATCACAGAGGGGGCTGGGCAATAACAGAGTCTGTACAGATATTAAACTTTTCTTTGGCCCAAACTGGTTCAGGCTGACCTGTGCTACACTACTGCCAGTTACAgaccctgtatgggcaccttaaaggaaATATAACACAAAATTTTTACTTTCAAGAAATCCAATCTATATACTTTAATTAGCAAATATATCATAG contains:
- the clk1 gene encoding dual specificity protein kinase CLK4 isoform X2, with translation MLEWFDHHGHICIVFELLGLSTYDFIKENSFLPFPLDHIRNMAYQICKSINFLHQNQLTHTDLKPENILFVHSDYVVHFNHAKKQDERYLKNSDIKIVDFGSATYNDEYHSALVSTRHYRAPEVILELGWSQPCDVWSIGCILIEYYLGLTVFQTHDSKEHLAMMERILGPLPLHMIKKTRKHKYFYLDRLDWDEHSSAGRYVKKRCKPLKEYIVSDNKDHHQLFDLIQRMLEYDPAKRITLEEALKHPFFVVQF